A stretch of DNA from Anopheles merus strain MAF unplaced genomic scaffold, AmerM5.1 LNR4000349, whole genome shotgun sequence:
GGGAAATATTTCCTAACCATCCATCTGCACAGGGAAACGGGGAAAAGTGGTTGCGAGTGTGGTTGGAAGGGCTTGGTTCCCGGAATTCGCTTATAAAAGCGACCGCGACCGTATGTGTGGTGTGGGTAGCTTCGTTTTGGCAAATGGCGGGCAGGTTAATCTGACATCTGAGCAAGGAGAGCGTATGGCGTGGGGGACTGGGGTGGCATTTCGCGTGGAATCTGCAACGTGCTGAAGATGGTATTCTCCTCTCCCTCATTCTGCACTTGCAGCATGCATTTTTCGCCCGCATATATACTGACTGCCGCTGGTTCGTGTGGCTCACACGTGTGGTGCTCGGGTGGTTTGGAGCCTTCTGTGGAGCCTTCTGATCGGatgccaaaaatattgcgCGCCCACCGCCTCCAGAAAGTTGCAGTGAGCGGATTGAGCGGAAGAAGAAAATGCATTGCCAATTGGAGAGAGGTGGAAAGGAAGCGCGGACGAATTTAGCACAAACAACACAGTAGCAGCATCCCTTTCAGGATGCAAGCATGTTTTGAAGTGGCCCAAATGTCAGCCACGGGCAAAGGgactttgtgtgttttgtgtgtgtgtacgtgtggaGGGTTAGTGCAAAGTTTCGAAGGTTTAAAGTGATCCTTCCGAACGTTTTGGGGCAAAGAATAACACCGACCGAATTTTTCACGCGGGGAAAGACAGGGAAAAGGGGATGTGCCGTCTCCGGTATGATCGTTTTTGGAAGCGAAAGCACTTTTTCGGGCATCTTCGTTGCCGTCTGGCAGCCGTCTAGCTGCTGGAGGTTGTTGGTCGCACTTTGAAGAGCTCAATATTTGGCCCTGCTTCCGAGGAAGTTAACCTTTTTTCGCTTTGTGTGTAGCCTGCTCTCTGGAAATGGTGgcagcagttttttttgttggtctgtgtgcaaaacgttttttcttttccaatcGTTCCTTAATTCGGCATCGTTTGGAGTTTGGTGTGCGAGAGCAACGCAAACCTTAACCTGCCCGAAACGGCCAGCAAGATACCCCAGCAGCATAGCTACCGGCAACAGTAGGCGGTGATAGtggaatgttgttgttttttttgccacgAATGTTTGTTTATCGACCGtgctaatgtgtgtgtgtgtgtgtgtgtggtgtgtgtgtgtggatgtgtcgttggggttttttgtttttgtaaaacGGCATCGAAATTGGTGATGCAATTTTGACGACCGACCACCCGGACGGTTGACCGACTTTGggtttgaatatttaaatcgTCTCCCACCGTTGCTTGCCGGCTTGATGGGATAGTATGGTTATCCCTCCTTGCTTTAGAGCTGTGgagaaaggagaaaaagataGTGACAAACAGAGGgacagagaaggagagagagacagaggagTATGCTTTGTTGTAAGCGAAAACCATAGGAAGGAAGTTTTCTGCTGCATAATTCATGCAGTtagtgaaattttaaaattccatttAGAAATTTTAGGACACCTGTTGGGAGATCGAACCACTCCCAGCACGTTTGGTTGAGTTGATGGAGGAGAATGTTTATTGTACTGGGTTTGTTTTGGTAGCTTTTTCCTGTGTTGATCGGCAGTTTGATATAGTTTTGATTTATGCACATAACAAGcgttttaaaacagtttttcttttgtttctacTTCACAGGTAAGTGAAATGAACTATGCTGTGTGTCATGAATGCATCGTAGAGAGTAAGTATTTGCTGAAGGACTGAGGAAATGGTTGGAAACCTTTCTGGCGTACCGTAGATCACAAACATAATCACTTTTTCGTATAAACGTCTAGTCCCTTATACATAGCACGAAAGAAAACACGAAAGAAAAGTAAAGAATCGTTTGGAAAATCGACCCATCCCAAAGCATTTAATGAACCTCTGAACTAGCAGTATCACTTCACTAGTGTTGCTTATCGTGGGAGTAGTGGCAGATAAATCAACGTAAGAAAGGATAAGTTAGAAACCGTTCAAAGCTTATCGGTCGCCAGCAAACGGCATTAAAAACAGGGATGAAGCCTCCGTAGTACCGTACGCTCTCGTTTGCTGCAGAAGGTCGGAAAGCGCGCTCAGGCATGATACTGACACAAATTGAAGGAAAATGTGTTGCACATTCTGCTGACGTGCTGCAAAGCGGTGCGCGTGCTGAAGCACATATTTTATCCCACTATTTATGTATTTTCTATGCACGGGACGCATGCTCGGACGGGAAAAATGCAATTTGAAATGCATTATATCGTGATGGTTTAGCAGCACGCGGGCACGGGAGCCTGCTGGGCTACTCTTAATCCTCTCAACCCCCGTGGCCAGGAGGGCGCGCGTGATCGTGTGCTTTGCATCGGACCAAGAAAGTCACGCTCGGTACATTTTGGGGCTGGACGTGGACCAGAGGGTATAGGAAGTGGACTCGGGACTTCCGCCCTGAGACACGGTGTACTTTCAGGAGCACGGCCATCGACCACCAGTTGAATGTGCTGGCGATTCATCTTTCGCGAACGCAGGAAATTACGCTTTTATGAGGATTGATAGTGGCAAAGACTACCGAACGCGATTCTAAACCGAAGAAgttgctctctctcttcctctcaaGGGAATAAGGTTTAGGGGGGCCTTCGAGAAAAGATTGTCCGCTCCTACGGCTAGCTCCTGTGTGAATAAATCACCCCATCAGCAACAGCGTCGGCATCGGAAGCATTAGCCACAGCGGTAATGTCGTTATCGATAACGTTCCGTCACGGAATGTTGGTCTCCTTCGAGCGGCAAGAAGAAGAGTGAGACAAAACGCACTCCCCCCCTCTCGCTGTAGCTGTTATTATATGGCCAATTTTTGTCTTTACCGAATAATGAAAAGTAGGGGAGGGATTAACACGCCTTCAACAGGATTTCTATTTCCGTTGGCATGCTAATCAGAGTGTGATTCGATTAGGCTGTGCACGACGAAGCGCCATTCACAGGGATCGGGCTAGACAACGTTAGATCAGAGCACGACCAGAGCTGATTGCTTGTTTCCGGACGCTTCGAACGCAGAGGGAGGGGGAGAGCGATGAAGGGTGTTGCGTTCTTTGAGTGATGAATTTTTAATTCCCAATTGACAAGATGATGAAAAATCCGTTGCCGTGTGGCAGTGCGAAGCAGCAGTGTTCGCCGTCGCTTAATGGTTTCGGTTTTAATCGACCTgtagaataataataatttgcaTTATTTAAGCATATTGTGCATACTGTAGCAGCAGCTCCTTTAGAAAATGACCCAAAAAACCGAGCCCCCATCTAGGTTGTGCAGCGTTTGCTTTTTGCCGAATGTTGCCGGACCGGGGAAAGGCAAACCCGTTTCGTAGGCAAGCaagcgaaacggaaaatctgATGGAAATCATTATGAATATATAACGAGGCAAAATGACTAAAATTTTAAGATACCTGTACCCGTGCCATTGGAGGAACGCATAACGAATTGGGAAGAAAAGCCCTTCGCTCAATACTTCCCAGCGCAATCGTTCACGTTTCATGTCACATGAGGTATTCGGATTCGTTTTACGTATTTATGTGTGATTTTTGAGTAAATTCAACGAAGCAGCAGTCCCAGGGGCGATTTCATAATGTCCTGCGTTCTTGCATTGGATGAGATGAGGTGTGGTGCCGGAAAATTTCGGACGGCTTTGGGTACCTGTGCTCCACATCCGGCATGTGCACTCGCCAACATGGCCAGCAGCCTTCCCTTAAGCACACCGATAGCAGCGACACATCTTTCTGATGAGGTAGTCTTATATGCAGATAGTCGTGTATCCATTAAAATGTGGTACACTTTCAAAGTTTAATGAAGCAGAGAGTGGTGTAGTATCGTACTCAAGGCGCGCTCAGTCAACGTTATGCTAGTTGCCGGATCACCGAAGAATAGGCAACGGAGGGTTTTGGGGGTGTTTTGAAGGTGTTCCAATACGGAAAGCGGACTTTGGCATGATGCTCCAGGCATCATCTTCTATGATAGGCAAGGATTTCCGTAGAATGAATGAGCAGATCGGAATTGCCTGGTATCCCCCCTGTACCTGTACGAATGTCGAAAGAAACCACTATTGGGGTTCGTATGCGATACAGGCTTTTGATTGCCGGGTTCCCCAGTGCATGGAAGTGTTTCTGGAAAATTAAATGCAGATGCAATTATTCGCCAATGGCTCGCAATGCTGCCAGCCAGACGAGGTCAGAACTACTCTCCCCTTTTTGCTGAAAATTTCCATGACGAAAGGCAGCTGTGTGATTCGTCAGATtgattaattcaattaaagcTACGGGGTACCGTGCGCTTGGGATTGGGAGAAGCGGTAATAAAAATCCAGGATTTGTTGAGTCCATTATACTCCATTGGCTCCCCCAGGAGGGCGGTGCACCGATGTGGTTGTCGCATGAGAAAGGATCGTGCAGTTTCGGAGCCATTGCGTGCAAAGAAGTACCACAATGGGTAGTAATCATGAAACGCAATCAGAGAAAGAAGAATTATCAAAATCTACCCCTGTGAAGGATTGGCAGCATGTACAGCATGCTTCCATGTTAACTGCATCATGGAATGAATCATTGTCATTAGTTAATTATCGAATGTGTTTTACTCGATTTCTTTTCGGTCTCATGCTATTGCCAGTGGTGGTAACACTGCCAAACACTAAACAACCTTGCACTTCAAGTACATTTATATGAGCAGGTGTGTTCTCCGTTGATAAGGCTCTTGAAAAATCGATCAAACCATTATCGTTCGAAGGTGTTGGATAGCATACTTTTAGGCTGCAAATCGTGTGTTTGTTGAATTGGAAAAATTGCTCCAAAGCAGCCCACGTTCAGCTGTGTCGCTGTCATTGTCAAAAAGTACGCTACAAAAGTAAATACTGTCAAGATCAACATAAACATTCACAGTCACATACCAATCAATGGCATTGTTCAAAATATGAATGTTACAAAAAGATAAATTCCTGCTAAACCTATGTAGATGAATATTAAAATGTTGTACATACCACTGGATCATTTGTTTTCATAATAAGCAGTAGTACTATATAGTATGCTTCATACTCTTTTCTCCTTTGTAATAGAAGTGTGGTGTTTGTTCAATCATTCGCCGTACCAAATGTTCCATTCTACACAGCAAATGCCTTAATTTGGCAAATGACTTGCCGAAGTCATGAGGATGGACAAATATCCGGCAGAgttgtttgcaaaaatggCAGTACGTACCTATACAATTGATTTGGTTTTGCAAGTTTGCACAATATGAGCTATTGTGCGTAGAAGGTGTTAACATGAAAGATGTTGCTTGACATATAAATAGAGAGATGTTTCGCGAATTTGCTATTTCGGAAGAAGAAGGTGGAGGTATCGCAATGAGAGAAACATTCGCCACAGTCGTGACACTTTTAGCCCTTACCGGACACCTGTGTAGCGGGGCTGGACTCGCGATTGGTAAAGTCACGGTAGGTCCGGTCACTGTTGGACCGGTAACGGTAACAGTGGCGCCTGTCACCGTCCCGTCGGTAACTGTTGGACCTATTTCCGTGTCCGTCGCACCTATTACGGTTCCACCCGTAACTGTCTCGATACCGGCAGTGACAGTACCTCCTGTAACAGTTCCATCACTCGCCATTACCGTACCAACCTTGGGAGTTACAGTTCCAACGCTGGGCGTTACAGTTCCGACGTTGGGAGTAACAGTGCCCACGCTCGGCGTCACAGTGCCATCTGCCATCCCCATACTTGGCTCGGTGGCAGGTCTACTGACCACTACAACGACTGCTGCACCAACCACGACCACAACAAAAGCACCTGACAGTACCGTCAGTTTCAACATCGGTGGCAGTGAGTATGGCTCCAAAGGAGCAGCGACTGCCCCTTAGGGAGGTTCGTTTTCATTTAACTTGGTACGCATTGGTATTTCAGGCATTCTCACTGTTGTTGCATCTGACGTAGCAACAATTCAGGCTGTAATTGCTGCCTTACAAGCGGCTGCTGTAACTACTACAGTTGcacccacaacaacaacaaccacagccGTTCCAACTACAACAACGACTACAGCTGCGCTAACGACCACGACTGCGGCCACGACCACAACGGCAGcagccacaacaacaaccttcACTGCCGCAGCAACTACCACAACTGCTGCAGCAGCCACAACAACGACCACGACCACTACCGTAGCTCCTACAACTCAGGCGTCAGGATCTATTTCGATCTCTATCACGATCAATTACAATGGGTCTAACGTTGTTGTGGTAGCTAACAATGCTTCACTGCTCACACTGCTTACACAGCTGCTTAATCAACTGTCCTCTACCACAACAACTGTCGCAGCAGCGAGTAGTTCAACATCTTCCACCACGACAACGACCACCACAACGACGGCAGCTGCACCGACGACAACTCGTCGCGGAGGTGGTTGCCATAGACACGATCACAGCCACGAGCATTTCGGCTTCGGATTTGGTGGAAGAATCGGTATCGGTGGTCCTGGCGGTGTCCTGAGCATTGGCGGAGGAATACGCATTGGAAGGCCACCGGTCGCTCCTCCTGCTCCGCTCATCACATCCGCTCCAATAGTACCGTTCGCTCCGGTTGTTAACCCTATTGGTCTCGTTGCCCGACCCGTGCTGACTGCTGCTGGGCGCATTGTGAATGGAATAGGGCAAGGCCTTAGCAATATAGCAGGTGGAATTGCAAATGCGGCTGGTGCAGGACTTTCTGCGGGGGTAGGTGTGGGCGGTGGTTTTGGCATTGGTTTGGGCGGCAGAGGTAGTGTAGCGTTGATGGGTTAGGGAACTGGGAATAAAACTACAATAAAGATATACACTTGAATGGTAACTATTGTGCGTTTAGTGTTTCACAGATAAAAGAAGAATCACTTTCTCTATactgtgagaaaaaaaacgttctTCCGACCTTCAGGGCTTGTCAGTGTCAACGTGCGTTTCATGAATAGTTAACATTCATAAGCAGTGACCACAAGAACAAGGTGCTGATTGATAGATTGATTTGTATTTTCGAACCATAGTCGTAGTTTTCACACACGTGTGTAGACttaatttgccatttttttttgtttgctcaatGTTCCATTGGCCTTAACGAATAATTAGTAAATTTGTGAAAAGTTTCGATGCATGTAATCTATCTCAGATTGagcgttttaaaatattaacatCCAAGTTCCTGTGCTAGTTTATTTCTGAATATGGCCAAACATATTAGTTAGTAGTTAGTGCATGTCAAAGTCATTTTCGTCGGTAGCGAActtaaattaaacattttagcatttaaaaattaaaatgcagCATTCAATGCTACATTTCATCGGTGAGACTTATAAATTTACACCAATAAAAGCATCCATTTGAGTTGTACTACTGGAATCGGTGGAAAATTTACTTCAAGTGGAAAGATTGTCTGTTAGTCGTTGTTAGCCGTCGTCCAAACAATTCCCACTATCAGAGCTTCACAATAAGATTTGATTGTATGTTGCTGAAATAGCCGCAACAGCAAGCAAAAGCTGTCCCCCAACTCAGTataatgcagtttttttttattatttacaagTCTAAAAGAACCTCGGAGCCAAGCTCTTTGAGCATCAAAGAAAGCAATTATACGCCAGCGGTTGACTTGTACAGATGTGTTCAAATATTTTGGTGAAAGTGGTCTTGAAAATGAACAATTCAATGGTTTATAGTCCGTCTGTACTTTATTTGCCGTACAGAAATTGCGTATTTGCAAAAAAGACTTGCAACAGATGATTTGGAACTGAAGATCAATTTTGTACTGTTCAATCTACTATGAACGGTAAAGAATCAGTTCTTTTCAGTATTTTCCACCATAGACTTTGGCCCATCAGCGGTGTGTgaaaatgttgtttgttttgtaaattgtttgcaaaaatatacGCCTGGCGGTTATTTTGCGCAAATTTCCTATATAAAGCTTGCGGGCTATAATTCGGTTGTAGCATTCATTATCTTCTGCCACACTTGAAGAGAGAATGAAGacaaacattttattaacTTTAACTGTGGCAGCATGTCTGCTTATCAGTCAAGTGCAGGCCCAAGCTACTGTAGCCATAAATGTTGGTGGAGGTAAGCATTTGCGTTGTTTGAATTTCTAGACATCATGAATCGTTTACTGCATACGACATTTCTGATTCTTTGCTGTAGGTACTATCACAGTCGCTTCGAGCGATATTAACACCATTTTGGCAATAGTAGCAGCTTTGCAGTCTACAACCACCACTGCAGCTGCGACAACGACGACAGCAGGGGCGGTGACTACAACGACTACGGTCGCTCCAACAACTACAACGACTACGGCCGCTCCGACAACTACAACGACTACGGCCGCTCCAACAACTACAACGACTACGACCGCTCCGacaactacaacaactacAGCTGCCCCAACGACTACTACTACAACGGCCGCACcgactactactacaactacGACCGCCCCAACGACTACTACTACAACGGCCGCaccgacaacaacaactactactacaacgGCCGCaccgacaacaacaactactactgccgcaccgacaacaacaactactactGCCGCACCGACAACAACTACTACTGCCGCCCCAACAACGACTACTACAACTGCAGCTCCGACGACGACTACTACCACTGCGGCTGCGACGACAACAACTACTACTGCCGCACCAACAACGACTACTACCACTGCGGCTCCGACGACGACTACTACCACTGCGGCTCCTACGACGACTACTACCACTGCGGCTGCGACGACTACTACCACTGCAGCtgcgacaacaacaacggctgccacaacaactacaacagcTGCTCCTATTAGTGTAGTTGTCACTGTCAACGGATCCAGCGTTACTGTGTCCTCCTCCAACAATTCTTTGGTGAATACTGTTCTTCAAATTATTGCTAGCCTTACGGCAACAACCACTACGGCAGCGGCTACAACCACTACTACAACGGCGGCGACCACAACGACTACGAGTGCTACAAGTACAACAGCAGCGGCCACAACAACTACCACGACCGCTGCTGCCACGACGACCACTTCCACTGTAGCTCCAACCACCACTACAACTACTACTGTTGCTCCAACAACCACTACAACTACCACCGCTGCGCCAACGACTACGACGACTACTACAGTTGCTccaactaccaccaccacaactcTAGCTAGTACTACTACCACAACCAGAAGACCGTGCGGTACACGTTTGCCAATCGGTTTGGGAGGTGGTTTTGGAATCATAGGAGGCCTGGGCCCGCTTGGCTTTGGTGTGGGTCTCCGAGGAGGTATTGGAGGTAGATTGGGAGCTCCACAAGTAGGAGGATTCGGAATTCTGCCAGCCGTAGGTCAAGTTGTGCGCACGGGACTTGGCGTGGTTGGCTCGGCCGCTAATTTGGCTGGGAATGTAGTTGGAGCCGTCGGTAATGCAGCAGGTGGATTGCTTGGAGGTTTAAGCAATGCTGCCGCTGGAATTGGATCTGGTCTCAACGCCGGGCTCAGCGGAGGTATTGGAGCAAGAGTAGGAAGTGGATTTGGTGGAAGTCTGCAAGCTGGCGGTGGCTTTGGAGGTAATCTGCAGGCTGGCAGTGGTTTTGGAGGCAGTTTCCGTACTGGATTCCGCGCCGGTCTTATGGGCTGATAGACGGTGCTGATATAATGTGTACTGTTACTATTAGCTAATATGTTAAGTTCAAAAATAAAGAATCCATGCAACAAATATGTACTGAATTTTCAACTCATGAAATATCTTCCGTTTTGTCAGAAATAGCATCACATACAACGTTTTGAACAGATTTGTTGATATATTGcaacatatattttaaatgtgcTCTATTACAGCATAACAAAAGCATGGGTGGAGCATAAGCTCATTGACTAGTACAATACTTCTTTATTGAGTTTGATAAGCTTCTCTTGTATATAGTACGGTTTATAGCTCTGTGAATGTATGTGAATGTGATTATTTACATCGAATAAAAGTGCTTCAGTTCTAGAAAAATCTTTGCAAACATTTAACTTGTTTTGCTGTCCAGATCGTCGACGACGAAACAAAGAAAGAGTCTTTTGAAGCCTAAACAGATCTTTGCACGACAGAAAGAACAACCTATTTACCGCCAGAGCTATTGACGTGTTCGGATTGTAGAACTATACTTGTGGTTCATTAGACTATAATaacttttcattcatttatgcGGTGTACCATATATTGGCTCGTGCGAAACAGCGAGACAATGCAAACTCTTATATTGGGATACGTCTGCAGACAGTGTCCTTACCACGTGAGATGTAGGTGATACGCGCACCCGCACATGTGGTCTGAACTAGATGTATATAAAGCATGTGCAAGTCCTTCAATCTTCAGAACCTATCCTTCGATAGCTGCCGTGTAGTGATCAAAATGAAGAACTATTTGGCTTCTCTGGTACTCGCCGTGTGTTTACTCACCGGCCCAGTTGCTAGTCAGTCGGCAACGGTATCGATCAATATTGGAGGAAGTGAGTGCAATAAGGAAGAGTGCAAAATGTGGTCAAACTattggaaaaataataattttacttTGAATTAACCCCATCGTAGGTGTTATCACTTTAGCGTCGTCGGACTTGTCGACGATATTGGCTATTGTAGCAGCGTTGCAAACATCAACCACAACAACTGCAGCAACGACAACTGCTGCCGCTACTACAACCGTTGCCACCACTGCTGCTACTACAGCAGCTACGACCACTACGACGGCAGCCACTACCGCTGCCACGACCACTACGACGGCAGCCACTACCGCTGCCACGACCACTACGACAGCTGCCACTACCGCTGCTACGACCACTACGACAGCTGCCACTACCGCTGCTACCACTGCGGCCACTACAGCAGCTACGACTACTACGACTGCTGCAACTACTGCAGCAACCACTGcggctactactgctgctacgaCTACAACGACAGCTGCAACTACTGCAGCCACCACTGCGGCCACTACAGCAGCTACGACCACTACGACTGCTGCAACTACTGCTGCCACCACTGCGGCTACTACAGCAGCTACGACTACTACAACAGCTGCAACTACTGCTGCCACTACCGCTGCTACTACAGCAGCTACCACCACTACGACGGCTGCCACCACTGCCGCTACTACAGCAGCAACTACCACTACGACAGCAGCAACTACCACTACGACAGCAGCAACTACCGCTGCCACCACTGCTGCTACTACAGCAGCTACGACCACTACGACAGCTGCAACTACTGCTGCCACCACTGCTGCTACCACTGCTGCCACAACCGCTGCAACTACGACTACTACCACTGCTGCCACAACCGCTGCAACCACAACTACAACTACAGTAGCCCCGACCACTACGACCTCTACAGCTGCTCCGACTACTACGACCACCACTGCTGCACCGACTACCACAaccactactgctgctacgACCACCACAGCGGCCCCTAGTGTGACTATAACTCTTACTCTCAACGGAAATACGATCACCATTGTGGCTTCCGATTCGAGCTTGGTGAATTTGTTGACACAAATTTTGACTAGTTTGACAGCAACGACTACTACTGTTGCCCCGACTACCACAACAACTACTGCTGCCCCGACTACTACGGCCACTACTGTTGCCCCAACTACCACGACCACTACTGCTGCCCCGACTACTACGACCACTACTGTTGCCCCAACTACCACGACCACTACTGTTGCAcctaccactaccaccattGCTACCAGCACGACAACACGTAAATGTGGTGTTGGCATTGGAATCGGAGGTGGAATTAACATTGGAGGACTGGGAGGAATCGGAGGAAGCATTGGTATTGGTGCCGGTCTAGGAGGTATCGGAGCTGGAATAAATGTTGGTGGAGGTTTGGGAGGACTCGGTGCCGGATTTGGTGCTGGAATCAATCTTGGTGGAGCAGGAACCGGACTCAATGTAGGTACTGGAATTCGTCCGATCGGATCTCTTCTCGGCACGGTGATCAATACGGCTGGCAATGTAGCCAGCACTGCAATTAACACGGCTAGCACTGGAATTCGTCCGATCGGATCGCTGCTCGGAACGGCGATCAACACGGCTGGAAATGTGGCCGGAACTGCAATCAACACGGCTGGTGGTGTGATCAATACGGCTGGCAATTTGGCCGGTACTGCTGTGAATACGGCTGGAAACCTGGCCGGAACTGCGATCAATACGGCCGGTGGCGCAGTGCGGGGAGTCGTTGGAACTGCTACCAATGTGCTCGGTGCTGCCACAAACGTGGTTGGCAATGTTGCCGGAGGACTGTTTGGTGGATTGGCCAGCGGCATTCAGGCTGCATCCAATGTTGGCTCCCGGTTGAACGTCGGAGGAAGTCTAGCCGGTAGTGGCGGACTCCTTGGCAGCAGACTGACTGCAGGCGCCGGTTTTGGATTCGCTGGATAAAAAGCGGAACCCGAACCAAAATCAAACCCCTGTTTACTGACTgagctgttttctttttctatcttttaAACCTTCAATAAAAACTGATCTATTTTGAGACCAACGGTTTGTTTCTTATCTTGAAACAACGGAAACTAAACACCATAAAAGCAGCTAAGATACGAGAAATTAATATTATGTAAATATTGATCGTGCATGATCGTCAAACCAGTTTGGCAACACGTTCGGTGCGACTCCATTCCCGTAAGGGCATTTGTTTAATGAGATCTCATCTTCGATAGCTTTATCGTAGCTTTCAATCTTCAACTGCTGTCCAACCAAAGCGAACGACCATCGGTTGTGATGTAAT
This window harbors:
- the LOC121602190 gene encoding mucin-5AC-like, giving the protein MFREFAISEEEGGGIAMRETFATVVTLLALTGHLCSGAGLAIGKVTVGPVTVGPVTVTVAPVTVPSVTVGPISVSVAPITVPPVTVSIPAVTVPPVTVPSLAITVPTLGVTVPTLGVTVPTLGVTVPTLGVTVPSAIPILGSVAGLLTTTTTAAPTTTTTKAPDSTVSFNIGGSILTVVASDVATIQAVIAALQAAAVTTTVAPTTTTTTAVPTTTTTTAALTTTTAATTTTAAATTTTFTAAATTTTAAAATTTTTTTTVAPTTQASGSISISITINYNGSNVVVVANNASLLTLLTQLLNQLSSTTTTVAAASSSTSSTTTTTTTTTAAAPTTTRRGGGCHRHDHSHEHFGFGFGGRIGIGGPGGVLSIGGGIRIGRPPVAPPAPLITSAPIVPFAPVVNPIGLVARPVLTAAGRIVNGIGQGLSNIAGGIANAAGAGLSAGVGVGGGFGIGLGGRGSVALMG
- the LOC121602191 gene encoding mucin-5AC-like produces the protein MKTNILLTLTVAACLLISQVQAQATVAINVGGGTITVASSDINTILAIVAALQSTTTTAAATTTTAGAVTTTTTVAPTTTTTTAAPTTTTTTAAPTTTTTTTAPTTTTTTAAPTTTTTTAAPTTTTTTTAPTTTTTTAAPTTTTTTTTAAPTTTTTTAAPTTTTTTAAPTTTTTAAPTTTTTTAAPTTTTTTAAATTTTTTAAPTTTTTTAAPTTTTTTAAPTTTTTTAAATTTTTAAATTTTAATTTTTAAPISVVVTVNGSSVTVSSSNNSLVNTVLQIIASLTATTTTAAATTTTTTAATTTTTSATSTTAAATTTTTTAAATTTTSTVAPTTTTTTTVAPTTTTTTTAAPTTTTTTTVAPTTTTTTLASTTTTTRRPCGTRLPIGLGGGFGIIGGLGPLGFGVGLRGGIGGRLGAPQVGGFGILPAVGQVVRTGLGVVGSAANLAGNVVGAVGNAAGGLLGGLSNAAAGIGSGLNAGLSGGIGARVGSGFGGSLQAGGGFGGNLQAGSGFGGSFRTGFRAGLMDSVLTTMCKSFNLQNLSFDSCRVVIKMKNYLASLVLAVCLLTGPVASQSATVSINIGGSVITLASSDLSTILAIVAALQTSTTTTAATTTAAATTTVATTAATTAATTTTTAATTAATTTTTAATTAATTTTTAATTAATTTTTAATTAATTAATTAATTTTTAATTAATTAATTAATTTTTAATTAATTAATTAATTTTTAATTAATTAATTAATTTTTAATTAATTAATTAATTTTTAATTAATTAATTTTTAATTTTTAATTAATTAATTAATTTTTAATTAATTAATTAATTAATTTTTTAATTAATTTTTTVAPTTTTSTAAPTTTTTTAAPTTTTTTAATTTTAAPSVTITLTLNGNTITIVASDSSLVNLLTQILTSLTATTTTVAPTTTTTTAAPTTTATTVAPTTTTTTAAPTTTTTTVAPTTTTTTVAPTTTTIATSTTTRKCGVGIGIGGGINIGGLGGIGGSIGIGAGLGGIGAGINVGGGLGGLGAGFGAGINLGGAGTGLNVGTGIRPIGSLLGTVINTAGNVASTAINTASTGIRPIGSLLGTAINTAGNVAGTAINTAGGVINTAGNLAGTAVNTAGNLAGTAINTAGGAVRGVVGTATNVLGAATNVVGNVAGGLFGGLASGIQAASNVGSRLNVGGSLAGSGGLLGSRLTAGAGFGFAG